The Gymnogyps californianus isolate 813 chromosome 5, ASM1813914v2, whole genome shotgun sequence genome contains a region encoding:
- the DLL4 gene encoding delta-like protein 4, with amino-acid sequence MTALRIFGLTFLLMILQQRVSGSGVFQLELHEFVNSHGSLASGKPCSPHCRTFFRVCLKHFQAVVSPGSCTFGSIITPVLGINSFSIKDTERFDSPIKLPFNFTWPGTFSLIIEAWHAPANYLPEGSRPPSEDWLISQMSIQRSLSVGEDWSQDVQSSALTQLRYSYRVVCSENYYGESCSRLCKRRDDRFGHYVCEADGSLACLPGWTGEYCTEPICLSGCTEQNGYCNKPGECICRPGWQGRYCDECIPHIGCRHGTCKTQWQCICDEGWGGLFCDQDLNYCTHHRPCKNGATCMNTGQGSYTCSCKPGFTGVDCEHEISECDSNPCRNGGSCTDMENGYHCLCPPGYYGTHCEHSALTCIDSPCFNGGTCLEKEQGASYTCVCPFGFTGSNCEKKVDRCTSNPCANDGNCFYLGQIRVCRCRAGFSGQKCEININDCARNPCSNGGTCHDLINDYTCTCLPGYSGRNCDIKTRDECASGPCENGGTCYSGLYSANFVCYCPSGFMGNRCELPVYSVPVTLPPKPVPWIAISMGVGLVALLILFCMIAMVIRQMRMHPEQDLETMNNLSDFQKDNLIPASQLKNTNKNKDLEVDCGLEKSNYKPKNHKLDYNLVKDLTSRGAQEDKYYKSEKCLGEKSPLRLHSEKPECRISAICSPRDSMYQSVFVITEERNECIIATEV; translated from the exons ATGACAGCCTTGCGCATCTTTGGCTTGACGTTTCTGTTAATGATTTTGCAGCAG AGGGTGTCCGGCTCTGGCGTcttccagctggagctgcacgAATTCGTGAATAGCCACGGGTCTCTGGCCAGCGGGaagccctgctccccccacTGCAGGACCTTCTTTCGCGTTTGTTTGAAGCATTTTCAGGCAGTGGTCTCCCCGGGCTCCTGCACTTTCGGCAGCATCATCACCCCGGTTCTGGGAATAAACTCCTTCAGCATCAAGGATACAGAGAGATTTGACAGCCCTATTAAGCTGCCCTTTAACTTCACGTGGCCG GGGACCTTCTCGCTGATCATCGAGGCCTGGCACGCGCCCGCCAACTACCTGCCGGAAG GCTCCCGGCCGCCCTCGGAGGACTGGCTCATCAGCCAGATGTCGATCCAGCGGTCGCTGTCGGTGGGCGAGGACTGGTCGCAGGACGTGCAGAGCAGCGCGCTGACCCAGCTGCGCTACTCCTACCGGGTGGTCTGCAGCGAGAACTACTACGGCGAGAGCTGCTCCCGCCTCTGCAAGCGCCGCGACGACCGCTTCGGACACTACGTCTGCGAGGCGGACGGCAGCCTGGCCTGCCTGCCCGGCTGGACCGGCGAGTACTGCACCGAGC CCATCTGTCTGTCTGGATGTACTGAACAGAATGGATATTGCAACAAGCCTGGAGAGTGCAT CTGTCGTCCTGGTTGGCAAGGCCGCTACTGTGATGAATGCATTCCCCATATAGGCTGCCGCCACGGGACTTGTAAAACACAATGGCAGTGCATATGTGATGAAGGATGGGGTGGCCTCTTCTGTGATCAAG ATCTGAACTACTGCACTCACCACAGACCATGCAAAAACGGGGCAACTTGCATGAACACTGGCCAGGGCAGCTATACCTGTTCATGCAAACCTGGCTTTACCGGTGTTGACTGCGAACATGAGATCAGCGAGTGTGACAGCAATCCCTGTAGGAATGGCGGTAGTTGCACG GATATGGAGAACGGTTATCACTGCCTGTGCCCCCCTGGCTACTATGGCACTCACTGTGAGCACAGTGCTTTGACGTGTATAGATTCTCCGTGCTTTAACGGTGGCACATGCTTGGAAAAAGAACAAGGGGCCAGCTACACTTGTGTTTGCCCTTTCGGCTTCACAGGGtcaaactgtgaaaaaaaagtagacaGGTGCACAAGCAACCCGTGTGCAAATG atggTAATTGCTTTTACCTTGGTCAGATTCGTGTGTGTCGTTGTCGGGCTGGTTTCTCTGGTCAGAAATGTGAGATAAACATCAATGATTGTGCCAGAAACCCATGTTCCAATGGGGGAACTTGTCATGACCTGATCAACGATTACACCTGCACGTGCTTGCCAGGCTACAGTGGCAGGAACTGCGACATCAAAACCAGAGATGAATGTGCTTCTGGGCCATGTGAGAATGGAGGCACATGCTACAGCGGACTTTATAGTGCCAACTTTGTCTGCTACTGTCCTTCTGGCTTCATGGGCAACCGTTGCGAATTGCCAGTTTATTCAGTGCCCGTTACACTTCCTCCTAAACCAGTCCCCTGGATTGCTATATCCATGGGGGTGGGGCTGGTGGCTTTGCTCATACTGTTCTGCATGATAGCAATGGTCATCAGGCAGATGAGGATGCACCCAGAGCAGGACTTGGAGACAATGAACAATCTGTCTGACTTCCAGAAGGATAATCTCATTCCAGCTTCCCAGCTCAAAAAcaccaataaaaataaagaccttGAAGTGGACTGTGGGCTGGAGAAATCAAACTACAAACCCAAGAATCATAAACTGGACTACAATCTGGTAAAAGACCTGACAAGTAGAGGGGCACAGGAAGATAAATATTACAAAAGTGAAAAGTGTTTAGGAGAAAAGTCTCCCCTCCGACTACACAG TGAAAAGCCGGAATGTAGGATATCAGCGATATGCTCTCCGAGGGATTCAATGTACCAGTCCGTCTTTGTgataacagaagaaaggaatgagTGCATCATAGCCACAGAG GTATAA